A region of Kribbella sp. NBC_01245 DNA encodes the following proteins:
- a CDS encoding ABC transporter permease, with protein sequence MIEPALLGEPQPQQADAEAERPSRRGVLRYAASKAAGALLSIAMVVVATFFAFRLLPGDPVRALAQGRNMTPEQLDLERSRLGLDKPLAEQFLNFVDRTLHLDLGTSYEYKRPVLDLIGERVGPTLLLTGTALVMAVGLGIWQGARAGWRPGSRFDRLSTGVSLVLWSVPTFWLGLLLLMVFAAGIGPIPGLFPTRGIESVDAPGGIAYIFDVAKHMVLPCLTMVGVVYAQYLLVMRSSLLDEVGQDYVTTARAKGLRDDDVRRHHAVPNALLPTVTLVFMRIGFVVGGAVTVEAIFSWPGLGQLFYEAIRVPDFTLMQGTFMLITVSVILMNTLADVVYHLLDPRVRSA encoded by the coding sequence GTGATCGAGCCCGCACTGCTCGGCGAGCCGCAGCCGCAACAGGCGGACGCGGAGGCGGAGCGCCCGAGTCGCCGGGGAGTGCTGCGTTACGCGGCCTCCAAGGCGGCTGGAGCGCTGCTCAGCATCGCGATGGTCGTGGTGGCGACGTTCTTCGCGTTCCGGCTGCTGCCGGGTGACCCGGTCCGGGCGCTGGCCCAGGGCCGGAACATGACCCCGGAGCAGCTCGACCTGGAACGCAGCCGGCTCGGCCTGGACAAACCGCTCGCGGAGCAGTTCCTCAACTTCGTCGACCGGACGTTGCACCTCGACCTCGGTACGTCGTACGAGTACAAGCGGCCGGTCCTGGATCTCATCGGCGAGCGGGTCGGCCCGACGCTGCTGCTGACCGGAACCGCACTGGTGATGGCCGTTGGCCTGGGCATTTGGCAGGGCGCTCGGGCGGGTTGGCGGCCCGGCAGTCGGTTCGACCGGTTGTCGACCGGGGTCTCGCTGGTGCTGTGGTCCGTGCCGACGTTCTGGCTCGGGCTGTTGCTGCTGATGGTGTTCGCGGCCGGTATTGGCCCGATCCCCGGGCTCTTCCCGACACGGGGGATCGAAAGCGTGGACGCGCCGGGCGGTATCGCGTACATCTTCGACGTTGCCAAGCACATGGTGCTGCCCTGCCTGACGATGGTGGGCGTCGTCTATGCGCAATACCTGCTGGTCATGCGGTCCTCGCTGCTCGACGAGGTTGGGCAGGACTACGTCACCACGGCCCGGGCCAAGGGCTTGCGTGATGACGATGTACGCCGGCATCACGCCGTACCGAACGCATTGCTTCCCACCGTCACCTTGGTCTTCATGCGGATCGGCTTCGTCGTGGGTGGCGCGGTGACGGTCGAGGCGATCTTCAGTTGGCCGGGTCTTGGGCAGTTGTTCTACGAGGCGATCCGGGTGCCCGACTTCACCTTGATGCAGGGCACGTTCATGCTGATCACGGTCTCGGTGATTCTGATGAACACGTTGGCGGACGTCGTTTACCACTTGCTCGACCCGAGGGTGAGGTCCGCATGA
- a CDS encoding L-aspartate oxidase, whose amino-acid sequence MIAAAVPQRLAAPAPGWTDAADFVVIGSGVAGLTAALRLRSIGSVLVVTKDVIASGSTQWAQGGIAAAMGPGDTPEDHLQDTLVAGAGLCDVEAVRTLVTEGPAAVQELIDLGARFDESAAGVLSLTREGGHHRNRIAHAGGDATGAEIERALVAAVTRADDIRIIEHALVLDLLKAADGAVAGVTLHVMGEGQLDGVGAIRARAVILASGGMGQIYAATTNPSVSTGDGMALALRAGAKVRDLEFVQFHPTVLWLGKSAKGQQPLVSEAVRGEGAVLVDHEGKRFMQGQHEMADLAPRDIVAKAIMRQMLASGKDHMLLDARHFGDEKWRVRFPTILASCRSHGIDPVRELIPVAPACHYSSGGVWTDLHGRTSIPGLYACGEVACTGVHGANRLASNSLLEGLVFARRIAVLLEQELPEFREPIADDRVPGLTDADVVPELQRVMTMGAGVIRSAPGLTEAAAALAKLIEQTPGEPGTPAWEATNLVTVGSALIAAAYAREESRGSHWREDHPDRDDSAWLGGLDITLAGQNDAARPVTAFARRDFPSDAETRNHG is encoded by the coding sequence ATGATTGCTGCTGCCGTGCCTCAGAGGTTGGCTGCGCCGGCTCCGGGGTGGACCGATGCCGCCGACTTCGTTGTGATCGGGTCGGGGGTCGCCGGGTTGACGGCGGCGTTGCGGCTGCGGTCGATCGGCTCGGTGCTGGTGGTGACGAAGGACGTGATCGCGTCGGGTTCCACCCAGTGGGCGCAGGGCGGGATCGCGGCGGCGATGGGTCCGGGGGATACCCCAGAGGACCATCTCCAGGACACGCTCGTCGCCGGTGCGGGCCTGTGCGACGTGGAGGCTGTCCGCACGCTCGTGACCGAAGGCCCGGCCGCTGTGCAGGAGCTGATCGACCTGGGCGCGCGGTTCGACGAGTCGGCCGCGGGCGTGTTGTCGCTGACTCGCGAAGGCGGTCACCACCGCAACCGGATCGCGCACGCGGGTGGGGACGCGACCGGCGCCGAGATCGAGCGAGCCCTGGTCGCCGCTGTCACTCGCGCCGACGATATCCGCATCATCGAGCACGCCCTCGTTCTCGATCTGCTCAAGGCGGCGGACGGCGCCGTCGCCGGAGTCACTCTGCACGTGATGGGCGAGGGCCAGCTCGACGGCGTTGGCGCGATCCGCGCGCGGGCGGTCATTCTCGCGTCCGGTGGGATGGGCCAGATCTACGCGGCCACCACCAACCCGAGCGTTTCCACCGGTGACGGGATGGCCTTGGCTTTGAGGGCCGGCGCGAAGGTCCGCGATCTGGAGTTCGTGCAGTTCCACCCGACCGTGTTGTGGCTCGGCAAAAGCGCGAAAGGCCAGCAGCCGCTGGTTTCCGAGGCGGTTCGCGGTGAGGGCGCCGTACTCGTCGATCACGAGGGCAAGCGGTTCATGCAGGGTCAGCACGAGATGGCCGACCTGGCACCGCGGGACATCGTGGCGAAGGCGATCATGCGCCAGATGCTTGCCTCGGGCAAGGACCACATGTTGCTCGACGCCCGGCACTTCGGTGACGAGAAATGGCGTGTGCGCTTCCCGACCATCCTGGCGTCGTGCCGCTCGCACGGTATCGACCCGGTGCGCGAGCTGATCCCGGTCGCGCCCGCCTGCCATTACTCGTCGGGCGGCGTTTGGACCGACTTGCACGGTCGTACGTCGATCCCCGGGCTCTACGCCTGCGGAGAGGTCGCGTGTACGGGCGTGCACGGCGCCAACCGGCTCGCGTCGAACTCCCTGCTCGAGGGTCTCGTCTTCGCCCGGCGCATCGCCGTACTGCTCGAGCAGGAGCTGCCGGAATTCCGCGAGCCGATCGCGGACGACCGCGTGCCCGGTTTGACCGACGCGGACGTCGTACCGGAACTGCAGCGTGTGATGACGATGGGCGCGGGCGTGATCCGCAGCGCGCCCGGGCTGACCGAGGCCGCGGCCGCGTTGGCGAAGCTGATCGAGCAGACGCCGGGTGAGCCCGGTACGCCCGCCTGGGAGGCGACGAACCTGGTCACGGTCGGGTCGGCGCTGATCGCGGCGGCGTACGCGCGCGAGGAGAGCCGCGGCTCGCATTGGCGCGAAGACCACCCGGACCGGGATGATTCGGCCTGGCTCGGCGGTTTGGACATCACGCTGGCCGGTCAGAATGACGCAGCCCGCCCGGTGACGGCTTTCGCTCGCCGGGACTTCCCCTCAGATGCGGAGACACGAAACCATGGATGA
- the panC gene encoding pantoate--beta-alanine ligase: MRLTQTKAELRAATAVRPRAVVMTMGALHDGHAALLADARERVGPEGSVVLTIFVNPLQFGPSEDFERYPRTLASDLAVAKNEGVDLVFNPSREELYPTEPSITVHPGPLADELEGTFRPGHFGGMLTVVSKLLHLTAPDIALFGEKDYQQLTLIREMVADLDFGVDIIGVPTVREPDGLALSSRNRYLDEDERREALVLHRALNAGAKAGGFGPEAVLKAARDELNAAKGVEVDYFALRAPDLGPVVGPGEARMLVAARVGGTRLIDNMAVTLR; encoded by the coding sequence GTGAGGCTCACCCAGACGAAAGCCGAACTGAGGGCCGCCACGGCGGTCCGGCCCCGCGCGGTCGTGATGACGATGGGCGCGCTGCACGACGGGCACGCGGCGTTGCTGGCCGATGCGCGCGAGCGAGTCGGACCCGAGGGCAGCGTGGTGCTGACGATCTTCGTCAACCCGCTGCAGTTCGGGCCGTCCGAGGATTTCGAACGCTATCCGCGCACCCTCGCGAGTGACTTGGCCGTCGCCAAGAACGAGGGCGTCGACCTGGTCTTCAACCCGTCCCGCGAGGAGCTCTACCCGACTGAGCCGTCGATCACCGTGCATCCCGGGCCGTTGGCGGACGAGCTCGAGGGCACGTTCCGGCCCGGGCATTTCGGCGGCATGCTGACGGTGGTGTCGAAGCTGCTGCACCTGACCGCGCCGGATATCGCGCTGTTCGGGGAGAAGGACTACCAGCAGTTGACGCTGATCCGCGAGATGGTGGCCGACCTGGACTTCGGCGTCGACATCATCGGGGTGCCGACCGTGCGAGAGCCGGACGGACTCGCGTTGTCATCGCGGAACCGCTATCTCGACGAGGACGAACGGCGTGAGGCGCTGGTGCTGCATCGCGCCTTGAACGCGGGCGCCAAAGCCGGGGGATTTGGTCCGGAGGCGGTGCTCAAGGCCGCCCGGGACGAGCTGAACGCGGCCAAGGGCGTCGAGGTCGACTACTTCGCCCTCCGCGCGCCCGACCTCGGCCCGGTCGTCGGCCCCGGCGAAGCCCGCATGCTCGTAGCCGCCCGCGTCGGCGGCACCCGCCTAATCGACAACATGGCCGTAACCCTCCGCTGA
- a CDS encoding ABC transporter permease, with translation MSIAWTRRRMAYGRFWKSFRSQRAGMAGLGVLVVAVVLALIAPLFIDESVTSVVQGTGERLAPPGSGHLLGTDESGRSILAMIWWGSRTSLLIGFLAALLSMVIGTVFGIAAGHFRGWIGAVLMRITDWFLVLPSLVTALVLAAILGGSTWTIITAIGVTSWAGTARLIRAQTLAVEARPYIERSTALGGGHWHITTRHVLPNVAPLLLASTTLEVASAIVTESTLAFLGVSANKTSWGTMLRGSYDWGAATSGAWWYVLVPGLCIVSVVMAFTLCGRALETVLNPRLRRAG, from the coding sequence ATGAGCATCGCGTGGACCCGTCGACGGATGGCCTATGGGCGCTTCTGGAAGAGCTTTCGCAGCCAGCGAGCGGGGATGGCCGGGCTCGGCGTACTCGTTGTCGCGGTGGTGCTCGCGTTGATCGCGCCACTGTTCATCGACGAGAGCGTCACCAGCGTCGTACAGGGAACCGGTGAAAGGCTCGCGCCGCCGGGGTCTGGGCATCTGCTGGGCACCGACGAGTCGGGCCGGTCGATCCTCGCGATGATCTGGTGGGGATCGCGGACGTCGTTGCTGATCGGATTCCTGGCCGCCCTGCTCAGCATGGTGATCGGCACAGTCTTCGGCATCGCCGCCGGGCACTTCCGCGGCTGGATCGGCGCCGTCCTGATGCGCATCACCGACTGGTTCCTGGTGCTGCCTTCGCTCGTGACGGCCTTGGTGCTGGCGGCCATTCTCGGTGGCAGCACGTGGACGATCATCACCGCGATCGGCGTGACCTCGTGGGCCGGCACCGCCCGGCTGATCCGGGCGCAAACGCTCGCGGTCGAGGCCCGGCCGTACATCGAGCGTTCGACCGCGCTCGGCGGTGGGCATTGGCACATCACCACCCGGCACGTGCTGCCGAACGTGGCACCGTTGCTCTTGGCAAGCACCACCTTGGAGGTGGCCAGTGCGATCGTCACCGAGTCGACGCTGGCGTTCCTCGGCGTCAGCGCGAACAAGACCTCGTGGGGCACCATGCTGCGCGGATCGTACGACTGGGGCGCGGCGACGTCCGGCGCCTGGTGGTACGTGCTCGTGCCGGGTCTTTGCATCGTGTCGGTCGTGATGGCGTTCACGCTGTGCGGGCGTGCGCTGGAAACCGTGCTCAACCCGCGACTGCGGAGGGCCGGATGA
- a CDS encoding Kelch repeat-containing protein, which produces MKKVIAAATIGLTLVVPTTAAYAHPGHPSHPPTSTPTTPQYGNGWKPLAAIAGGPRQEHSVAALNGKVFVVGGIRPNGSGGFTTVSDVEVYDPSRNTWQRAASMPVAMNHPNLAAVNGRLYVLGGLSGGASWQALRDTFVYNPATNRWTALPPMPAGTERGSSAIGVHGHKIYLAGGMRTLTPGPGGLQDTVDQVHSYDTWTGRWGSLPSLPQARDHVGGAVVGNTFYVLGGRDRGQVNVRDTVYAFNLHSRKWSERAPMPTARGGIATATIGTKVYTFGGEGNVAGGTNSVFNQVEAYDASRDRWQRLSPMPIPRHGTAAASIGNTIYVPGGGNHGGGAPMDVNDAFTPQAAKPRIAYSVR; this is translated from the coding sequence ATGAAGAAGGTCATCGCGGCCGCCACGATCGGCCTGACGCTGGTCGTACCGACCACCGCGGCGTACGCCCATCCGGGCCACCCCAGCCACCCGCCGACCAGCACGCCGACCACTCCGCAGTACGGCAACGGCTGGAAACCACTGGCCGCCATCGCCGGTGGACCGCGCCAAGAGCACAGCGTCGCCGCGTTGAACGGCAAGGTCTTCGTCGTCGGCGGCATCCGCCCGAACGGCTCAGGTGGATTCACCACAGTCAGCGATGTCGAGGTGTACGACCCCAGCCGCAACACGTGGCAGCGCGCCGCCTCGATGCCGGTCGCCATGAACCACCCGAACCTGGCTGCCGTCAACGGCAGGCTGTACGTCCTCGGCGGTCTATCCGGTGGCGCGTCCTGGCAGGCGCTGCGCGACACGTTCGTCTACAACCCGGCCACTAACCGCTGGACCGCACTGCCACCAATGCCGGCCGGAACGGAACGCGGCAGCAGCGCCATCGGCGTACATGGCCACAAGATCTACCTGGCGGGCGGAATGCGCACGCTGACTCCCGGCCCTGGCGGGCTTCAGGACACCGTCGACCAGGTCCACTCCTACGACACCTGGACGGGTCGATGGGGGTCACTGCCGTCGCTGCCGCAGGCACGTGATCACGTCGGCGGCGCGGTCGTCGGCAACACCTTCTACGTCCTCGGCGGCCGCGACCGTGGTCAGGTCAACGTCCGGGACACCGTCTACGCGTTCAACTTGCACAGCCGGAAGTGGAGCGAGCGGGCGCCGATGCCGACCGCCCGTGGTGGAATCGCGACCGCCACGATCGGCACCAAGGTCTACACATTCGGCGGCGAAGGAAACGTCGCCGGCGGGACGAACAGCGTCTTCAACCAGGTCGAGGCGTACGACGCTTCTCGCGACCGGTGGCAGCGGCTCAGCCCCATGCCGATCCCCCGGCACGGCACGGCCGCGGCGAGTATCGGCAACACCATCTACGTTCCGGGCGGCGGCAACCACGGCGGTGGCGCCCCGATGGACGTCAACGACGCGTTCACGCCTCAGGCGGCCAAGCCGCGGATCGCGTACTCCGTGAGGTGA
- the nadC gene encoding carboxylating nicotinate-nucleotide diphosphorylase translates to MDDALDRQWVEDLVRATLEEDLAGGVDVTSTATIDADQTSTGDFVARSNGVVAGLQVAALVLKLVNPDVEVEQKVADGTQVSTGDVLMTVSGKTRQLLTAERTALNLLCHLSGVATQTALWVRELEGTGAAVRDTRKTMPLMRSLEKYAVRCGGGSNHRMSLSDAALIKDNHVIAAGGVAEAFALVRKAFPDVPVEVEVDTVEDAIIAVEAGADLILLDNMDVPELRAAVEKVAGRAKLEASGGLTLATARAVAETGVDYLAVGALTHSAPVLDIALDLRDA, encoded by the coding sequence ATGGATGACGCGCTCGACAGGCAATGGGTCGAGGACCTCGTCCGGGCCACCCTGGAAGAAGACCTCGCCGGTGGCGTCGATGTGACCAGCACCGCCACCATCGACGCGGACCAGACCTCGACCGGCGATTTTGTTGCCCGTAGCAACGGAGTGGTGGCCGGTCTGCAGGTCGCGGCGTTGGTGCTGAAGCTGGTCAACCCCGATGTCGAGGTCGAGCAGAAGGTTGCCGACGGCACCCAGGTGTCGACCGGTGACGTGCTGATGACCGTGTCCGGCAAGACCCGCCAGCTGCTCACCGCCGAGCGGACCGCGCTGAACCTGCTCTGCCACCTCTCGGGTGTCGCCACCCAGACGGCGTTGTGGGTGCGAGAGCTCGAGGGCACCGGCGCGGCCGTTCGCGATACCCGGAAGACGATGCCGTTGATGCGCAGCCTGGAGAAGTACGCCGTGCGCTGCGGTGGCGGGTCGAACCACCGGATGTCGCTGTCCGACGCTGCCCTGATCAAGGACAACCACGTGATCGCGGCCGGCGGTGTCGCGGAGGCGTTCGCCCTGGTGCGCAAGGCCTTCCCGGACGTGCCGGTCGAGGTCGAGGTGGACACCGTCGAGGACGCGATCATCGCGGTCGAGGCCGGAGCCGACCTCATCCTGCTCGACAACATGGATGTGCCCGAGCTCCGGGCCGCCGTCGAGAAGGTGGCCGGCCGGGCCAAGCTGGAAGCCTCCGGTGGGCTCACGCTCGCGACCGCCCGGGCCGTCGCCGAGACCGGCGTGGACTACCTCGCGGTGGGCGCGCTGACCCATTCGGCGCCGGTGCTCGATATCGCGTTGGACCTGCGGGACGCCTGA
- a CDS encoding ABC transporter substrate-binding protein — protein sequence MRKWTAGLAGLGLLLLAGVAGQPAQAAEGEPSKIIRVGATQAMDSMNPFLAVRLVSSSIHRWMYGFLTVPDAKTLQPSPDLAESWTTSPDGLTWTFKIRTAQWSDGKPITAEDAAWTFNKMLTDDGAKTANGPAVENFASVTASGQDLTIKLKSPQASMLDNPVPIMPKHVWENVPDIAKYEAEVYPAVTSGPYIAVEHKKDQFVKLKANPTYWRGAPKIDELQVIFYDNPAASVVGLKKGDIDLIGRLAPPDFEALKGDENLVQWNKQGRRATYLQINHGATTSDNKPIGDGHPALKDPKVRQALHTAIDKQKLVDEVQNGLAKPANGSIIPPMYKDFFWEASGDKLVGFDLDKANQILDQAGYKKGADGIRTMPDGSKKLQFRFSIHTDAPIEEKLAEYLTGWFKDIGITLTTKRLDSSKFTEETGTTALFDIAISGWSVNPDPEEVLATHLCSRRPTASGEGGGTESFYCDPQFEKLYQEQLKELDRPKRAEVIKQMTERLYTDAPVIALYYPNDLEGYRKDRIAKITPIPETDGILYGGSGYWPFYTVEAVSKDGEAADSGSNTGVIVGVAGGVLVLALAGLLLARRRKGVADERE from the coding sequence ATGAGGAAGTGGACCGCAGGTCTGGCCGGACTGGGCCTCCTACTGCTGGCGGGCGTGGCCGGTCAGCCCGCTCAGGCCGCCGAGGGCGAGCCGAGCAAGATCATCCGCGTCGGCGCGACCCAGGCGATGGACTCGATGAACCCGTTCCTCGCGGTCCGGCTCGTGTCGAGCTCGATCCACCGCTGGATGTACGGCTTCCTGACCGTCCCGGACGCGAAGACGCTGCAGCCGAGCCCGGACCTGGCCGAGTCGTGGACGACCTCGCCCGACGGTCTGACATGGACCTTCAAGATCCGTACGGCGCAGTGGTCCGACGGTAAGCCGATCACGGCCGAGGACGCGGCCTGGACGTTCAACAAGATGCTGACGGACGACGGCGCCAAGACGGCGAACGGCCCCGCGGTGGAGAACTTCGCCAGCGTCACCGCCAGTGGCCAGGACCTGACGATCAAGCTCAAGTCCCCGCAGGCCTCGATGCTGGACAACCCGGTGCCGATCATGCCGAAGCATGTCTGGGAGAACGTGCCGGACATCGCCAAGTACGAGGCCGAGGTCTACCCGGCCGTGACGAGCGGTCCGTACATCGCGGTGGAGCACAAGAAAGACCAGTTCGTGAAGCTGAAGGCCAACCCGACGTACTGGCGGGGAGCGCCGAAGATCGACGAGCTGCAGGTCATCTTCTACGACAACCCGGCCGCCTCGGTGGTGGGTCTGAAGAAGGGCGACATCGACCTGATCGGCCGGCTCGCGCCGCCGGACTTCGAGGCGCTCAAGGGCGACGAGAACCTGGTCCAGTGGAACAAGCAGGGCCGCCGGGCGACGTACCTGCAGATCAACCACGGCGCCACGACGAGCGACAACAAGCCGATTGGTGACGGGCACCCGGCATTGAAGGACCCGAAGGTCCGGCAGGCGCTGCACACCGCGATCGACAAGCAGAAGCTGGTCGACGAGGTGCAGAACGGCCTCGCGAAACCCGCGAACGGCTCGATCATTCCGCCGATGTACAAGGACTTCTTCTGGGAGGCCAGTGGCGACAAGCTGGTCGGTTTCGACCTCGACAAGGCCAACCAGATCCTCGACCAGGCCGGTTACAAGAAGGGTGCCGACGGCATCCGGACCATGCCGGACGGCTCGAAGAAGCTGCAGTTCCGCTTCAGCATCCACACCGACGCGCCGATCGAGGAGAAGCTCGCCGAGTACCTGACCGGCTGGTTCAAGGACATCGGCATCACGCTGACCACGAAGCGGCTGGACTCCAGCAAGTTCACCGAGGAGACGGGCACGACGGCGCTGTTCGACATCGCGATCAGCGGCTGGTCGGTCAACCCCGATCCCGAAGAGGTACTGGCCACGCACTTGTGCAGCCGGCGCCCGACCGCGTCAGGCGAGGGTGGCGGCACCGAGTCGTTCTACTGCGACCCGCAGTTCGAGAAGCTCTACCAGGAGCAGTTGAAGGAGCTCGACCGGCCGAAGCGGGCCGAGGTCATCAAGCAGATGACCGAGCGCCTCTACACCGACGCACCCGTCATCGCCCTCTACTACCCGAACGACCTCGAGGGCTACCGCAAGGACCGCATCGCCAAGATCACCCCGATCCCGGAGACGGACGGCATCCTGTACGGCGGTAGCGGGTACTGGCCGTTCTACACCGTCGAGGCCGTGTCGAAGGACGGCGAAGCGGCCGACAGCGGCTCCAACACGGGCGTCATCGTCGGAGTGGCCGGCGGCGTGCTGGTCCTCGCACTGGCGGGCCTCTTGCTGGCGCGCCGGCGTAAGGGCGTTGCGGACGAGCGCGAGTGA
- a CDS encoding type III pantothenate kinase — translation MLLAVAVENTRTLVGVLDQGEVRRHWWVGTDPRRTADEWAVLLGGLLGATVIDGVAVCSAVPSVLHELREVVARYYPDVPGLVVEPGVKTGLPVLVDNPREVGTDRIANALAAVKLYGGPCVVVDFGTATTFEVVNESGAYIGGAIAPGIETSLDALGRTAAQLRRVELIRPRAVIAKNTVEALQSGAVFGFAGQVDGIVTRIVAELGIDRSAVTVVATGALAPAVLAECREVDHHEPFLTLLGLSHAFTRNHP, via the coding sequence ATGTTGCTCGCCGTCGCCGTTGAGAACACCCGCACCCTGGTCGGCGTACTCGACCAGGGTGAGGTCCGGCGGCACTGGTGGGTCGGCACGGACCCCCGTCGTACGGCGGACGAGTGGGCCGTCCTGCTCGGCGGGCTCCTCGGTGCGACGGTCATCGACGGGGTGGCCGTCTGTTCCGCCGTGCCGAGCGTGTTGCACGAGCTGCGCGAGGTCGTCGCGCGGTACTACCCGGACGTGCCCGGTCTGGTGGTCGAGCCGGGCGTCAAGACGGGCCTGCCGGTCCTGGTCGACAACCCGCGCGAGGTCGGTACGGACCGGATCGCGAACGCCCTCGCCGCGGTCAAGCTGTACGGCGGACCCTGCGTGGTGGTCGACTTCGGCACGGCCACGACGTTCGAGGTGGTGAACGAGTCCGGCGCCTACATCGGCGGCGCCATCGCTCCCGGGATCGAGACTTCCCTTGACGCCCTCGGCCGTACGGCGGCCCAGTTGCGCCGGGTCGAGCTGATCCGGCCCCGCGCGGTGATCGCCAAGAACACGGTCGAGGCGTTGCAGTCCGGCGCCGTCTTCGGTTTCGCCGGCCAGGTCGACGGCATCGTCACCCGCATCGTCGCCGAGCTCGGTATCGACCGCTCGGCCGTCACCGTCGTCGCCACCGGCGCCCTCGCCCCCGCCGTACTCGCCGAATGCCGCGAAGTCGACCACCACGAGCCCTTCCTCACCCTCCTCGGCCTCTCCCACGCCTTCACCCGCAACCACCCCTAA
- a CDS encoding ABC transporter ATP-binding protein: MSVLELDNLSVTYRIASGEVPAVRGVSLKLDAGEALGVVGESGSGKSTLAMALLRLLPKDARVEGRVLLGGEDILGMSWGRLRAVRWAEASIVFQGAQHGLNPVHRIGAQIAEPLLVHGLAKPDEARRRVAELLEQVGLPGWRARSYPHELSGGQRQRVMIAMALACSPRLIIADEPTTALDLMVQAQVLQLIKDLVAEHGISLLMISHDLSVLADLCDRLAVMYAGRVVEEGPAADVFHRAEHPYARALAGAFPTVGDPVSRLAPRGLGGDPPDPMHLPTGCPFHPRCPVALDECATLDIGLRPAGDRRTAACVHVGAKETAR; this comes from the coding sequence ATGAGCGTGCTCGAACTCGACAACTTGTCGGTGACCTACCGAATCGCCTCTGGCGAGGTCCCGGCTGTGCGCGGGGTCTCGCTGAAGTTGGACGCGGGCGAGGCGCTCGGCGTGGTCGGCGAGTCCGGATCCGGCAAGTCCACGCTTGCGATGGCGTTGCTCCGACTGCTGCCGAAGGACGCTCGCGTTGAGGGCCGCGTTCTGCTGGGTGGCGAGGACATTCTTGGGATGTCGTGGGGCCGGCTGCGGGCGGTCCGATGGGCCGAGGCGTCGATCGTTTTCCAAGGCGCGCAGCACGGGCTGAACCCGGTCCACCGGATCGGGGCGCAGATCGCCGAACCGCTGCTGGTGCACGGGTTGGCGAAACCTGACGAGGCGCGACGCCGGGTGGCCGAGTTGCTGGAGCAGGTCGGGTTGCCGGGTTGGCGTGCGCGGAGTTATCCGCACGAGTTGTCCGGCGGGCAGCGGCAGCGCGTGATGATCGCGATGGCGCTGGCCTGCTCGCCGCGGTTGATCATCGCGGACGAACCGACGACCGCGCTGGATCTGATGGTGCAGGCCCAAGTTCTGCAGCTGATCAAGGATTTGGTCGCGGAGCACGGCATCTCGTTGCTGATGATCTCGCACGACCTTTCCGTGCTGGCGGATCTCTGTGATCGGTTGGCAGTGATGTACGCCGGCCGGGTGGTCGAGGAAGGCCCGGCCGCCGACGTGTTCCATCGGGCCGAGCATCCGTATGCGAGGGCGCTCGCGGGCGCTTTCCCGACCGTGGGCGATCCCGTTTCGCGGCTGGCTCCTCGCGGGCTTGGTGGGGATCCGCCCGATCCGATGCACTTGCCGACGGGCTGTCCGTTCCATCCGCGCTGCCCGGTCGCGCTGGACGAATGCGCGACCCTCGATATCGGTCTGCGGCCCGCCGGCGATCGCCGTACCGCAGCCTGTGTGCACGTTGGAGCCAAGGAGACCGCCAGATGA
- a CDS encoding TetR/AcrR family transcriptional regulator: MADSEEPVRRGRGRTRDAATTSAILDAAMALLTDKGLAGFTMEGLAARAGVGKATIYRWWPSRGAVALDAFLAAVEPQVPYPDTDDFAVALRSQVLLLVGVFRDTPAGGVVRALLAEAQSDADLAEAFRTRWLESRRTAGRAVFRRAQENGQLRKDLEIETAIDLVYGAVYFRLMTGHEPLSDEFAVHLTEYAIRGLAA; encoded by the coding sequence GTGGCGGACAGCGAGGAGCCCGTACGACGGGGGCGTGGGCGGACGCGGGATGCCGCTACAACGTCGGCGATTTTGGATGCGGCGATGGCGCTGTTGACCGACAAAGGGCTGGCGGGGTTCACGATGGAAGGGCTCGCCGCCCGTGCCGGAGTGGGAAAGGCGACCATCTACCGGTGGTGGCCGTCGCGTGGTGCGGTCGCGCTGGACGCGTTCCTGGCGGCTGTCGAACCGCAGGTGCCGTATCCCGACACGGACGACTTCGCTGTTGCCTTGCGGAGCCAGGTCTTGTTGCTGGTGGGCGTCTTCCGCGACACCCCCGCCGGCGGCGTCGTGCGCGCCCTGCTTGCCGAGGCGCAATCGGACGCCGACCTGGCGGAGGCCTTCCGGACCCGCTGGCTGGAGTCACGCCGTACGGCCGGCCGGGCGGTTTTCCGGCGCGCCCAGGAGAACGGTCAGCTACGCAAGGACCTCGAGATCGAGACCGCGATCGACCTGGTCTACGGCGCGGTGTACTTCCGGTTGATGACGGGCCATGAACCGCTCAGCGACGAGTTCGCCGTTCACCTCACGGAGTACGCGATCCGCGGCTTGGCCGCCTGA